A genomic stretch from Rhodobacterales bacterium HKCCA1288 includes:
- a CDS encoding lytic murein transglycosylase, whose protein sequence is MAAILILLGAEVSLAQGLAVSSSPLPYPRPATLSTQSNPAPRESFSQWRADFASRAVAQGISPAVIDAALGRMTPLDEVVRLDGNQSEFVRPIWDYLDSAVSTQRIEGGRANYQRWREDLAQIESQFGVPGEVVVAVWGVETSYGSFRGNTDTLRALATLAWEGRRRAYFEAELLAALQILELGAVSPRAFAGSWAGAMGHTQFMPTSYLAYAVDYTGDGRADIWGDDPRDALASAANFLSEAGWRRGQPWALEVRLPQGFDYRLASREEKRGASFWRNRAVTLADGTPLPDHGPSALLLPAGANGVALMVYDNFGVLERYNPADSYVIALGHLSDRIVGRSNGFRATWPRNDRVLTRSERAELQTLLTAAGFDTGGVDGRIGPNSVAAIRAYQIVNGLLPDGYASPDLLRRLQ, encoded by the coding sequence ATGGCCGCCATTTTGATATTGCTTGGCGCAGAGGTGAGCTTGGCTCAGGGATTAGCGGTCAGCAGTTCACCCTTGCCTTACCCACGACCTGCCACGCTCAGCACCCAATCCAACCCTGCACCCCGCGAAAGTTTTTCTCAATGGCGCGCAGATTTCGCATCCCGCGCCGTGGCACAAGGTATTTCGCCCGCAGTGATAGATGCCGCCCTTGGCCGAATGACCCCGTTAGATGAGGTTGTGCGTCTTGATGGCAATCAATCCGAATTTGTGCGCCCCATTTGGGACTATCTCGACAGCGCCGTTTCCACACAACGCATCGAAGGCGGGCGGGCCAATTATCAAAGGTGGCGCGAAGATTTGGCGCAGATCGAATCTCAATTTGGCGTTCCTGGAGAGGTGGTTGTCGCCGTTTGGGGGGTCGAGACATCTTATGGCAGTTTCCGTGGAAACACAGACACATTGCGCGCATTGGCCACGCTGGCATGGGAAGGGCGCAGGCGCGCCTATTTCGAAGCCGAACTTCTCGCCGCTTTGCAAATCCTAGAGCTCGGGGCGGTCAGCCCCCGCGCCTTTGCAGGGTCATGGGCAGGGGCAATGGGGCATACGCAATTCATGCCAACCAGCTATCTGGCCTATGCGGTGGATTACACGGGCGATGGCCGCGCAGATATTTGGGGCGATGACCCGCGCGATGCCTTGGCCTCAGCCGCCAATTTCCTGAGCGAAGCAGGATGGCGGCGCGGGCAACCTTGGGCGTTAGAGGTGCGCTTGCCACAAGGATTTGACTATCGCCTTGCCAGCCGTGAGGAAAAACGCGGCGCCAGTTTTTGGCGCAACCGCGCGGTCACCCTCGCGGATGGCACGCCCTTGCCAGATCATGGGCCCTCTGCGCTGCTCCTCCCCGCTGGGGCGAATGGTGTGGCGCTTATGGTCTACGATAATTTTGGTGTCCTAGAGCGCTATAACCCCGCTGATAGCTATGTGATCGCGCTGGGTCATTTGTCAGATAGGATCGTGGGGCGTTCAAACGGGTTTCGCGCCACATGGCCCCGCAATGACCGCGTCCTAACGCGGAGTGAGCGTGCAGAATTGCAAACACTACTCACCGCGGCAGGGTTTGATACAGGCGGGGTCGATGGGCGGATTGGCCCCAATAGCGTGGCAGCAATCCGCGCCTATCAAATTGTCAACGGCCTCCTACCTGATGGCTATGCCAGCCCCGATCTTTT